tcatccagcccgcaatttcatgtgatgtactctgcatagaagttaaataaacagggtgacaatacacagccttgacatactccttccggaattttgaacaagtccattgtttcatgtctgattctgttgtttcttgacctgcatgcagatttctcaggaggcaggtcaggtggtctacccatctcttgaagaattttccacagtttattgtgatctacatagtcaaaggctttagtgtagtcaatgacgctgaagtagatgtttttctggaactctcttgctttttcaatgatccaacgaatgttggcaatttgatctctggttcctctgccttttctaaatccagcttgaacacctgaaagGTCTCAGTTCAAGTATGATTGAAGcatggctaggagaattttgaacattactttcctcatgtgtgaaatgagtacaattgtgtggtagtttgaacattctttggcattgcctttctttgggattggaaagaaaaattactttttccagtcctgtgtccactggctcattttccagatttgttggcatattgagtgcagcactttcacagcatcatcttttgggatttgaaatagctcaactggaattccattacttccactagcttggtttgtagtgatgcttcctaaggcccacttgatccTGGtcatctggttcatgaagatctttttttgtatatttcttctgtgcattcttgccacattttcttaatatcttttgcttctattagatccatacaatttatttcctttattatgcccatctttgcatgtaatgttcccttggtatctctaatttttttgaagagatctctagtctttcccattctattgttttcctctatttctttgcactgatcactgaggaaggttttcttatctctctgtgctattcttaggaactctgcattcagatgggtatatgtttccttttctccttagccttttgcttctctttcttctcagctatttgtaaagcctcgtcagacaactattttgtctttttgcatgtttttttttttttcttggtgatgttcttgattcctgcttcctgtgcaatgtcacgaacctttgtccatagttcttcaggcactctatcagatctaatcccttgaatctgtttgtcacttccactgtgtaaatgtaagggatttgatttaggccatacctgaatggttgggcttccctgatagcttagttggtaaagaattcgcctgcaatgcaggagactctgatttgattcctaggtcaggaacatctgctggagaagggatagggttcTCCattcccactccattattcttgggtgTCCCTTctggctcagttgttaaagaattcatctgcaaggcggaagacctgggttcaatccctgggttgggaagatcccctggaaaagggaaaggcaatcCACTGCACTATtctgatggggtcacaaagagttggacacagctgagtgactttcactttcactttcattcctgaatggtctagtagttttccctactttctccaatttaagtctgaattttgcaatgagcacttcatgatctgagccacagtcagctcctggtcttgtttgtgttgacggtatagatcttctccatctctggctgcaaagaaaataatcaatctgattttggtattgaccatctggtgatgtccattttttagagtcatttcttgtgttgttggaagaggatgtttgctgtgagCAGTGTGCTTTcttcaaaactctgttagcctttcctctgctttattttgtactccaagaccaaacttgcctgtcactCAAGATATCTCTTGACCTAGGCATCCTAAAAATCCCACTAGGAAGCTAACTGGTCGTATAACATTATCTCACTCTTCATTAAGGTGTCAGTGAAAGACATTTTAGTTCCCACCAGGGCCATTCTGTTTCTTCATATAAACCAAATGTTCAGTGATATTTCATCTCAGGATATTTTTTCCTCATATAGGAATTAAATGAGTATTACTGGGCCAAGGTATCAGAATACATTGTATAATTAATGAAATGTGCAAATGTAAGGGCATTTTGAAAGGATCTCAGGGTACAAAGATGTAGGAAGTTTATCCACAATATTAACATTATATCGATATGTCATAACTACATTTCACTCATAATCAATTGAAAATGATTGCTCATTTCTTTCAACTTTACACAATTTCAATGCCTAATAAGTACttattaaacaaatgaatgacagaaatattgttttctgaatttttcataaaaactaaatccaattaaattgaaattatatGAACATTCTAGTCTTATAGACTGGACAAAAGCAACTAAATTTTACATGGTAACttaattgtaaattatttttttctacagattttggagatataattgacatttaaCACTAAGTTTGAGGCACACAGCACAGTGATTTGACTTATGTTGGGCAGTAAGAAATTTTCCTTTACCCGTCTATATTCATCTGGCtgctctaagaattaaattggcatgagacaaaactggaaaaaaaaatcaaagtttaatAACATGAACATATGAGAAAGACCCAGGAAATCTGAAAAACCCAAATGGCTAAAACCCttaccttaaataccatctttaACTAAAGACAAAAGATGTCATGGATAGTATTGGAGACTTCAAAGGAGAACAAAGTGATTCATATgaagatggaaaaggaaatgtttgGTAAATGGGTGATGTAGACAATAAGACAGAATGGTCTTAGCTCTCTAGGCTCTGCTGTGTTTTCCCTGCCACAACTAGCCATATTCTTTGTAGATATCTCTGGTGGTTGTTCTATTGGGGAATAGGCCCTTTATCAAACTTTCTAGGCAGTTATGGGCAAGGTCAGTTTCTTCCTGAGACTTTGGGcctagagtttttatttttcccagctTGAAATAATCTACATGCCAAAGAAACATTTTGAGATGGCAAGTGTTGTTCTCCTacacttacatacatcatgaaatgataacCATGATAAGTTTAGTAAACCATCTATCACCTCAtgtaagtagaaaataaaagagaaataatatttttcttgtgatgagaactcttagggtttattcttaacaactttcatatacaaCATAGCAGTcttaattatattaatcatgttGCACACTACATTCCTGTACTTATTTATCCTCTAACTAGAAGTATGTACCCTTTGACCTCCTTTGTCCAAAccctgccccaccctgccccgaacctctggtaaccacaaatcttatctctttttctatgagtttgtttgtcTTTTGAAATATACTTGGCCTACAACACTGTTTGTCTCtggtgcacaacatagtgattagatatttctgtacattataaaatgatcacaagcctagttaccatctgtcatccTACAAAAATGTCATATTATTAATGACTATATTCTCCATACTGTATATTTCATCCCTTTGACTCTTTTTAttgcaactggaagtttgtaccactTAATCTCCCACACCTATTTCACTCATTccctgacccccccccccatcaAATTACTTTTTGACATCTAACTATATcatcgacccaatggacatgaatttaagcaagctctggtagatggtaaaggacaggaaagcttgacatgctgcagtccttggggtcacaaagagttggacacaaatgagtgatttaacaacaacaactactACTACATCATCACCAATCATATTACTCTCCTATGACAATTATTAAGAGCCTTCCAATCATAATCTTATAGTTATCAAATGAAATACATTGTTTTAAACATCTAAAAATCCTAAGGTACATCTACCTTCAGGtacttctcaattttttttttctcaaatatcttgttgtttctccatttttgttttcctctgtctcttaaTGTCAATTTTCCTCATTCTTGGGATAAAGCATAGTCACAAGCATCTTTAGGTTCATGTCTCACCAGCTTAGTAAccccagtggaaaagaatttctCATTTTCAATAGTTCTAGCTAACATTTTAGATTTAGCTCTTAAATGTACTTTTGTTCACATGCTCACATTTTGACCAGTTACCATAGCCAATTTGAGATATGCTGATTGGACATGGCTGCATCATGTCCTTTCCTTTAGCCACGGTAGTGAATTCAGCTAAACTTAAACCAACTGGACTAAGACTGTAGAATGAGTTTTTCCACCATTAAAATCAGGATGCTATCAGCACAAGTATGTTACGGGGACACTAAGCCGGCAAAAATAAAATCCACTGCTTGTTCTCAAAATATACCAAAACATCTTAATCAGTATCCTATTTCTTACACTCAAAAAACTCAATTTATAGTTTGTGCCAGTTACTTTTTCTGAGATGAATTTCCTGtttccaccccttccccaaaattgTGGCCACAGTTGCCCAAATAAGCCAAGGTCTTTCAAGTCTACTTTTTCTGACAGAACTTTTCTCTACCAACACATAACTGCCATTTTCCATCTATAGAAACTAATAACTATATTTAAAGATTCAGATTTAAATATAATACCTCTGTGAAACATTTCCCAACTCCCATTAAATAACTGTTGCATAGTTCTCTGTACAGAcacaataaaacatatataaatctaTTCTAAAATATACTGTATTTTGATAGTTTCTAGATGGTGTTTGCCTCACTTGGTGTGAAACACTTGGGAATACAATCCGCTCCAACAATTGACATAGCTCTAGGGATATGACAATAACTGACCCAGTTTATGTTGGATGgattaattattaaataagtCAAATTAAATAATCTCAAATTCAGTGGCCAAATCTTATCTTTACATGAATAATTTGAATGAAAAACTCTCAAACACGTCTTAAGCGGGGTTGGTAGTATTGACGAGTCCAGAAAATCGTAGAGGTCTCCTTCAGGTAGCATTACAAATAAGCGTTAGTTTATTTTCACCACTAAATAAAGACATccaggatggaggagactggtgggctgcagtccatggcgtcgctgagagttggacatgactcagtgactttactttcatttttcactttcatgcattggagaaggaagtagcagcccactccagtgttcttgcctggagaatcccagggacgggggagcctgatgggctgccatctgtgggatcgcactgagtcggacatgactgaaatgacttagcactaaGGCACATGGAACAAAATCAGCAAGGATGGTACTCATTACCATaggtaaaataaatattctgtatccattttttaaagttcctgTGATAATCTGGCTAGTTTCgtttgcaggagacacaaggacaAAAACGAAACCAAATGCTTTTGTGGAGAAATTCCCTGGATGAGCAGAAAAGCCTGCCCAAGTTAtggtgttttctgtttgtttcaaaCAGGATTGAGGGGTCGTATAATCAAGATGAAACCATTAAGAGTTGAAAGGGAGAGGACACACTGAAGAGATTCAACTAACACCCTGGGGAATTATCAAAAATAGTGAACTACTTTCTTCATGAGAGTCTACGATCTGAGGAattcaagaagagaaaagagagcgGTCCCTCGGCACCTGAAAATGAGAAATGCTACATTTAATGAGGCTGACTTTGGCATGGCATTTTGAAGCAGGTTGTTATATTAAATGTAGCAAATGAAAAAGCCTTCTGAAAGTCTGGGAATAGTCTGCAAGGGGCGGGGGtgtgtggaggtggtggtggtggggtggacaGTGAAGAATGGTGCTTGGTACATTATAAACCCTCAGAAATATTGGCTGCTTTTGAATCAAATGAAACCCAACCTGAATCCAGTCCCTACTCAGTTACCTAAGGAAGACAATGGATGCCTAGGCAACACCTAAGCAAGTTGTGAGGTAGAGGCGGATCTCAATTATTGCCTCACCAGAGGCTGCAGAGCTGAGGTGCAATAGCGGAGTAGCAGAGCAGCTGGGAACCTAGGCGGATGGTTATCCGACTGAGTGTGTTCGGATCACTCCCGGGCAGAAGTAGAAGCTGAAGATTGCTTGAAAGCAGTTTTTGCGTTTCAGCCCTATGTCATGAAATTTAGATAAATTTCCAGTTGTTCATCGAGATGGAAAGCTCAGATTCCGACGATGAAGAAGACAGAGTTTCGGTCCGACACAGAGGTCAGATAGACCGATTGGCTCAAGAAGATGATTACTACCCATTCGTAAGTGATCTGAGTGAAGAAGATTACATACTTATGAGGGACAACAATTTGCTCGGCCCCCTAGGTGAAAGTACGGAAGAAGAGATGCAGAAGAGGCttcaaataatgaaagaaaatctaCGACAAAACTCAGATGAAAATACAGGTATATTTCTCTTTGGGGGGAATGGGATGAAAAAGGAACTTCATAGTATTAAATAATCACTTCATAATAGTAAATAGTAAATTATACAGAAGTGGCATACGTTATTTGGTAAGGTACTTCTCATAAAAAAGAACTGACATTTACTTGGTTAGTGGTAAGAATGCCagggtaggtttttttttttttttcccctgattcaCATTTGGATTGTTTTAATTGGGAAATAGTGTGAAGTAGActattggtttttgtttgttggttggttttgtACCTCAGTGGAAAGTTCCTCCTATGTCCCGAATTATTctatctatgaaagtgaaagtcgctcagtcgtgtcagactctttgcaaccccctggactatacagtccatggaaatatCCAAGTCAGAATGCTGGAatggaggggatcttcccaacccagggatggaactcagggatggaacccaggtcttctgctttgcaggcggattctttaccaactgagccacaagggaagcccaagaatactgaagtgggtagcctatcccttctccagcggatctccctgacccaggaatccagctggggtcccctgcattgcaggcagattctttaccaactgagttatgagggaagccctctctaTCTATATAGACATgcaaaaaaaatagcaaaaagaaatattttatattttaatcaagTAGTTCTCAACTGGGGACAGTTTtgctctcccccaccccaagggACATTTGACAATAgctggagatatttttggttgtcacagaaGGAGGCATGGGCGTTACTAGCATCTAGTGGgcagagaccagggatgctgccaAATATGACACAATGCACAGGGTAGCTCCCCAAAATAAGAATTGTCCAGTGCTAAAATGTAAATAGTTCTAAAGCTGAGAAACCCTGCTGGAACCTCAGATATGGTGCCTTCTCTCCCAGTGTAAAATAGAGGATTTTACTACCTAATTAAGAGGATACTATAATACTTTGGTTCCAGAATATGGTCTTATATGCACCACGCTAGGTTCAGTCTATTCATTTGATCTGATGTTCAGCTTAATGCCAATTAAAAATCTTGGTAATATTAAGAAGTATTCAAAATTCAAATACTTTTAATCCTATAAACTTTGCTTATATTTGGGCAataatcttatattttaaaacaacttatACGTTATCAAAAGCATATAGGAGCCTAGGAGTAGTAATGTTGGAGACTAATGAGAATCAGACAATAGTATCAATTGAATTAAAATACTAGCACTGTACCTTAACTGGTGTTTACCTGGTTTAATTGCTTTGGTGTTTTGACagtggactgaaaaaaaaaatgttgtctcTTGACATTCCTCCCACAGTGGTATACAGGGCTGTGTTTATGACAAACTATTGAAAAACAGACTTCCTTCAGATACCCTTTGTAAAAACCTCTCTAAATTTATCTAGGATTAGTGTACTCTTTTTCAGATGGAATTGAAACTTCCCTACCTTTACTTATAAATCTAGATAATAAAGCTTTTAAAGTATTAACTTTAAAGTTAAAGATAATTAACTTTTAAAGTATAACTTATAAAGTAAATGTGAAATCAGTTGAAAACATCTGAGTGTTTAAGttctcatttttgtttgctttctaaaCAAAGTTTCAGAGTGCTATTTTATGATAGTTCCAATTTTGGTAGTTCTTTTATGGCCCCTCcccccatttttttaaattaacagatAGAGGAGATGCTTCAGATAATGAATCCAGTGAGGACTCTCTTCTAGACTGGCTTACCACTTCCTTACAAACTGAAAATGTGACAagtgaacaaaaagaaaatcagtcttggaGAGAAGAGAGCGAAATTAGTGCTAACAGTGATGAGCTCAGATTTGGCTTAGAAAGCAATCTTGAGTGTGATGATGAAAACTCAAATCCAGAAAATGAATATGTAGCATCTGCAAAACTTCCCAGAAGAGAAGATACTGAAGACAGCCAAAGGCAAGTGGAAAATCCACAATCTGAgtcactatttacaacagcatcTGCATCAGAACACGATACAATGGAAACATTAATGGAAGTCCCACCGACTAGAAGTCAGAGACGACCAAGAAGTAGGAGCCCAGACTCTCGGAGAATGAGAGCAAGGACTGACAGTTGGACACCTCCACGTACACTGTGGGAACTTTttcaaagaatgaatgaagatATACCATCTCAGACTTTTAAACAACCTCTCATAAGTGAGAATGATACATTTTCTAGAACTGGGCATGAAGAAACATTGAGACAGCAAATGTCTGGACATGAGTTGCAAAATAGGGGTCTTATTGAAACTTCTAGAACGAGGAATGCTGTTCCTGGAGAATGTTATTCAGACACAACGGGCAGTAGTGAATCTTGGGAAGTGAGGGCGACAAATCCAACCAGACCCTTCAGTCCTTGTCCAGTTAATTGTCCAGCATGTTCTCAGAGATACAGAGAAGTTAGTAGAACTCAGTTAACATCGGACTTACCAAACAACACCACCACTTCAGAAAGTGAGCAAGAGGAACGGGCGCCTATGTCTTCA
The genomic region above belongs to Ovis canadensis isolate MfBH-ARS-UI-01 breed Bighorn chromosome X, ARS-UI_OviCan_v2, whole genome shotgun sequence and contains:
- the LOC138929892 gene encoding E3 ubiquitin-protein ligase RLIM-like: MESSDSDDEEDRVSVRHRGQIDRLAQEDDYYPFVSDLSEEDYILMRDNNLLGPLGESTEEEMQKRLQIMKENLRQNSDENTDRGDASDNESSEDSLLDWLTTSLQTENVTSEQKENQSWREESEISANSDELRFGLESNLECDDENSNPENEYVASAKLPRREDTEDSQRQVENPQSESLFTTASASEHDTMETLMEVPPTRSQRRPRSRSPDSRRMRARTDSWTPPRTLWELFQRMNEDIPSQTFKQPLISENDTFSRTGHEETLRQQMSGHELQNRGLIETSRTRNAVPGECYSDTTGSSESWEVRATNPTRPFSPCPVNCPACSQRYREVSRTQLTSDLPNNTTTSESEQEERAPMSSDSDEANERAYANTIRNSVHRILNTSLIVNTSLSTSASGIMSVTTQTILCQTMTVFSDLSNLMDSGSISEHSVSRPSENMGRAQSPNERRGPNGSDRRPGSASNASYDSDSSLLMISVSSPCDIYSATFNQMSGFRSSDEDSEISSPMFEDSEQRSSSTGFSETGQEDGRMTPIIDDDSDSGSSLNLEQFLLLHEADPHQPTGLSELQINNLPLRFSEEEDATKICTICITEYTAGNMLRILPCSHEYHYQCIDQWLAEHSTCPICRGPVVDHSVADDSM